One window of the Carnobacterium maltaromaticum DSM 20342 genome contains the following:
- a CDS encoding metal-binding protein ZinT, whose protein sequence is MNKFILTTIFFSLVLFTTACSTNKTNESPVDSSQNQSNESVEHEHSHEQTKASQGIFEDSEVKDRELSDWVGSWKSIYPYLVDGSLDEVFEKKAKDGDKTFEEYKEYYREGYQTDINSIDINKSIISFHMNDKWETAEYNYDGYEILTYESGKKGVRYLFSSVENNSKAPKFIQFSDHIIEPQKSGHYHIYMGNESHKELLSEMTNWPTYFPESMSKKDIIHDMLYH, encoded by the coding sequence ATGAATAAGTTTATCTTAACTACCATATTTTTTTCTTTAGTGTTATTTACTACGGCCTGTAGTACAAATAAAACAAATGAGTCACCTGTAGATTCTAGCCAAAACCAAAGCAATGAGTCTGTCGAGCATGAACATAGTCATGAACAGACAAAAGCTAGTCAAGGTATTTTTGAGGATAGTGAAGTCAAAGATAGAGAGCTATCTGATTGGGTAGGGTCTTGGAAATCAATTTATCCCTATTTGGTTGACGGGTCACTTGATGAAGTTTTTGAGAAAAAGGCTAAAGATGGGGACAAAACATTTGAAGAATACAAAGAATATTATAGGGAAGGGTATCAAACCGATATTAACTCTATTGATATCAATAAAAGCATTATTTCTTTTCATATGAATGATAAATGGGAAACAGCAGAGTATAACTATGACGGTTATGAGATTTTAACCTATGAATCTGGAAAAAAAGGAGTTCGTTACTTGTTTAGTTCAGTGGAAAATAATAGTAAGGCTCCAAAATTTATTCAATTTAGCGATCATATTATTGAACCTCAAAAAAGCGGTCATTATCATATTTATATGGGAAATGAAAGCCATAAAGAATTACTATCAGAAATGACCAACTGGCCAACTTATTTTCCAGAAAGTATGTCGAAAAAAGATATTATTCATGACATGCTATATCATTAA
- a CDS encoding helix-turn-helix domain-containing protein yields the protein MLEIGKKIKELRLSKKLTQKDLAQILNVTPQAISKWERNESNPDIQMLVTLSKYFNISVDDILGNKNENFFGSFISKIKGNKKMEKVTKKNQSEDFENTESEKKVMIFDIVFSLISDEGQIQTQFLTSKLELLLKKSNENITVKTYSSDKVDQYGAQADVLLLVPTFGYAKDELEKKFPGTPILVISKKDYGMLNVEELSNKIIDLLG from the coding sequence ATGTTAGAAATAGGAAAAAAAATTAAAGAATTAAGATTATCAAAAAAGTTAACTCAAAAAGATTTAGCACAAATTTTGAATGTTACTCCACAAGCAATCTCAAAATGGGAGAGAAATGAAAGTAATCCTGATATACAAATGCTTGTCACTCTGAGTAAGTATTTCAATATTTCTGTTGATGATATTTTAGGGAACAAAAACGAGAATTTTTTTGGTTCTTTTATTTCTAAAATAAAGGGGAATAAGAAAATGGAAAAAGTAACGAAAAAAAACCAAAGTGAGGATTTTGAGAATACGGAGAGTGAAAAAAAAGTAATGATTTTTGATATTGTTTTTAGTTTAATTTCAGATGAAGGCCAAATCCAGACTCAATTTTTAACTAGTAAACTAGAATTACTTTTAAAAAAAAGTAATGAAAATATTACTGTTAAAACCTATAGCTCAGATAAAGTAGATCAGTATGGTGCACAAGCTGATGTTCTATTATTGGTGCCCACATTTGGATATGCTAAAGATGAATTAGAAAAAAAATTCCCTGGAACACCTATATTAGTTATTTCAAAAAAAGATTACGGGATGTTAAATGTTGAAGAGTTGTCCAATAAAATAATTGATTTATTGGGATAA
- the dhaK gene encoding dihydroxyacetone kinase subunit DhaK, translating to MKKIINQPEAVVEEMLQGLVYAHGDSIKRLPESGVITKKNKVNGQVGLVSGGGSGHEPAHAGFVGQGMLSAAVCGPVFTSPTPDQILAAIQEVDSGAGVFLIIKNYSGDVMNFDMAKELAEMEDIKVDFIVVDDDIAVEDSTYTAGKRGVAGTVLVHKILGAAADQGATLTEIKELAEKIVPAIKTLGVALSGATAPEVGKPGFVLADNEIEFGVGIHGEPGYRKEKIAPSKELAQEIVSKLKLAFDWKSGERYGLLVNGLGSTPLMEQYIFTNDVGLLLEEEGLVVEFKKVGDYMTAIDMAGLSLTLIKLEENEWLDHLNYETKTIAW from the coding sequence ATGAAAAAAATTATAAATCAGCCAGAAGCTGTAGTAGAAGAAATGTTGCAAGGACTTGTATATGCTCACGGAGATAGTATTAAACGTCTTCCTGAAAGCGGTGTTATTACGAAAAAAAATAAAGTAAATGGGCAAGTTGGGTTAGTAAGTGGTGGCGGAAGTGGGCATGAACCAGCTCATGCCGGTTTTGTTGGGCAGGGAATGTTATCAGCGGCTGTTTGTGGTCCGGTGTTTACTTCTCCAACTCCAGATCAAATTTTAGCAGCTATTCAGGAAGTTGATTCGGGTGCAGGTGTCTTTTTAATTATTAAAAATTATTCTGGCGATGTGATGAATTTTGATATGGCGAAAGAATTAGCTGAAATGGAAGACATTAAAGTTGATTTTATTGTAGTGGATGATGATATTGCAGTTGAAGATAGTACCTATACAGCTGGTAAAAGAGGTGTGGCTGGAACGGTTCTTGTGCATAAGATTTTAGGTGCAGCTGCGGATCAAGGAGCAACTTTAACTGAAATCAAAGAACTAGCTGAAAAAATTGTACCTGCAATTAAAACGTTAGGTGTGGCACTGTCTGGCGCAACGGCACCGGAAGTTGGAAAACCTGGTTTTGTCTTGGCTGATAATGAAATCGAATTTGGTGTTGGTATTCATGGAGAACCAGGGTATCGTAAAGAAAAAATCGCTCCATCAAAAGAATTAGCGCAAGAAATTGTATCAAAATTAAAATTAGCTTTTGATTGGAAATCTGGTGAGCGTTATGGGTTACTGGTTAATGGTTTAGGAAGTACGCCTTTGATGGAACAATACATCTTTACAAATGATGTTGGCTTGCTTTTAGAAGAAGAGGGTCTGGTTGTTGAGTTTAAAAAGGTTGGCGACTATATGACTGCGATTGATATGGCAGGTTTATCCTTAACTTTAATTAAGTTAGAGGAAAATGAATGGCTAGATCACTTAAATTACGAGACAAAAACAATTGCTTGGTAA
- the dhaL gene encoding dihydroxyacetone kinase subunit DhaL, which yields MNVENIIKWLDLFTEKVNENKDYLSELDSAIGDGDHGMNMARGTTAVKEALDAKKPTTVVDIFKLTGMTLVSKVGGASGPLYGSAFIGMAKEASATDDLGEILQAGLDSIEKRGKAVAGEKTMIDTWVPVIEAIKTNELTTEVIESAVNATKDMKATKGRASYLGERSIGHIDPGAASSGYLFETMMEAGVCNE from the coding sequence ATGAATGTTGAAAATATCATCAAATGGTTGGACCTTTTTACGGAAAAGGTTAACGAAAATAAAGACTATTTAAGTGAATTGGATAGCGCAATTGGAGATGGTGACCATGGTATGAATATGGCGCGTGGCACAACAGCTGTCAAAGAGGCACTGGATGCTAAAAAGCCAACAACTGTGGTGGATATTTTTAAATTAACAGGAATGACTTTGGTGAGCAAAGTTGGTGGAGCTTCAGGACCTTTATATGGTTCAGCTTTTATTGGGATGGCAAAGGAAGCTAGCGCGACTGATGATTTAGGTGAAATCTTACAAGCTGGCTTAGATAGTATTGAAAAACGTGGTAAAGCTGTTGCTGGGGAAAAAACGATGATTGATACGTGGGTTCCCGTTATTGAAGCCATTAAAACAAACGAGCTAACTACGGAAGTGATTGAATCTGCTGTAAATGCAACGAAGGATATGAAAGCTACAAAGGGACGAGCTTCGTATTTAGGTGAACGTTCTATTGGGCATATCGATCCAGGTGCAGCTTCAAGTGGTTATTTATTTGAGACAATGATGGAGGCAGGTGTTTGTAATGAGTAA
- the dhaM gene encoding dihydroxyacetone kinase phosphoryl donor subunit DhaM, translating into MSKLGVVVVSHVPAIAEGVVTLMKEVAKDVSITFAGGTDDNEVGTSFAKIEAAFEENTGETLLAFYDLGSAKMNLEMVMELTDKEVHLYDTAFIESSYTAAALIQAGAELDAIEEQLAPMKVK; encoded by the coding sequence ATGAGTAAATTAGGCGTTGTTGTTGTGTCTCATGTTCCGGCAATTGCGGAAGGCGTTGTGACACTAATGAAAGAAGTAGCGAAAGATGTTTCGATTACGTTTGCTGGCGGAACGGATGATAATGAAGTCGGTACAAGCTTTGCAAAAATTGAAGCAGCTTTTGAAGAAAATACAGGTGAGACATTATTGGCTTTTTATGATTTAGGTAGTGCCAAGATGAATTTAGAAATGGTGATGGAGTTAACAGACAAAGAGGTTCATTTATATGATACTGCATTTATTGAAAGCAGTTATACTGCAGCAGCATTGATTCAAGCGGGTGCAGAGTTAGATGCTATTGAAGAGCAATTAGCACCTATGAAGGTCAAATAA
- a CDS encoding glycerol dehydrogenase — protein sequence MRKAFIAPSKYVQGEGELLNLGYFVKTFGKSALLIAHKDDIGRVQSQLDQTAEKFGIEFISSNFNGECSREEVARLQEFAKGHNCDCVIGLGGGKAIDTAKCVAAGEALIIVPTIAATDAPTSHSAVLYTPEGEFDDYAYFKQSPSVVLVDTKIIAQAPTRFLVSGMGDALSTYFEARATANSFSNVNAGLPCGANSGECPPAKGTNAAYGMAKLCYTMLLENGLNAKIACDNNLVTPALENIVETNILLSGLGFESAGLAAIHAVHDGLTALEGTHHYFHGEKVAFSAIVQLVLENAPTEELYEVLDFSLSIGLPVCLADIGVESISYEEALAVAEKACIPEESIHSMPFPITVEAVASALLAADKIGANYKANLV from the coding sequence ATGAGAAAAGCATTTATTGCACCATCAAAGTATGTACAAGGTGAAGGCGAATTACTGAATTTAGGTTATTTTGTGAAAACATTTGGAAAGTCAGCTTTATTAATTGCCCATAAGGATGATATCGGTCGTGTTCAAAGTCAGTTGGATCAAACAGCAGAAAAATTTGGGATTGAATTTATTTCTAGTAATTTTAATGGTGAATGTTCTAGGGAAGAAGTTGCTCGTCTTCAAGAGTTTGCTAAAGGACATAACTGTGATTGCGTGATTGGTTTAGGTGGAGGTAAGGCAATTGATACTGCTAAATGTGTAGCGGCAGGTGAAGCATTAATTATAGTGCCAACAATTGCAGCAACAGATGCTCCAACAAGTCATTCAGCCGTGTTATATACGCCAGAGGGTGAATTTGATGATTATGCCTACTTTAAACAAAGTCCAAGTGTTGTTTTAGTTGATACGAAGATTATTGCTCAAGCGCCAACTCGCTTTTTAGTTTCTGGAATGGGCGATGCCTTATCGACTTATTTCGAAGCGCGAGCTACTGCAAATTCATTTTCAAATGTGAATGCTGGCTTACCTTGTGGAGCTAATTCAGGAGAATGTCCACCAGCTAAAGGCACAAATGCTGCTTATGGGATGGCAAAATTATGTTATACAATGTTGTTAGAAAATGGCTTAAATGCGAAAATAGCTTGTGATAATAATTTGGTAACTCCGGCTTTAGAAAATATTGTTGAAACGAATATTTTATTATCGGGACTTGGATTTGAAAGTGCTGGTTTAGCTGCCATTCATGCGGTTCATGATGGATTAACAGCGCTAGAAGGCACGCATCATTATTTCCATGGTGAAAAAGTAGCGTTTAGTGCAATTGTTCAATTAGTTTTAGAAAATGCGCCGACTGAAGAGTTATACGAAGTCTTAGATTTCTCATTATCAATTGGTTTGCCTGTTTGTTTAGCTGATATCGGAGTAGAATCTATTTCCTATGAAGAAGCGCTAGCAGTTGCAGAAAAAGCGTGTATTCCAGAAGAATCGATTCATTCAATGCCGTTCCCAATTACAGTTGAAGCTGTGGCTTCTGCATTATTGGCAGCTGATAAAATTGGTGCTAATTATAAAGCCAATTTAGTTTAA
- a CDS encoding TspO/MBR family protein, whose amino-acid sequence MENKSRKFSLQVIMYLSFFAMVAVNALANILPFNGMNTGEISNLYNVLFTPAGYVFSIWGVIYIAVFIWLVNLSLNKEPIRKISASLFILSCLLNGSWIFFWHYQFVGTSVFVITALFVTLLLLYLYERGQKGIVWPFSIYLGWVTVATLANISYYLVAEQQISMSSQAVSASLFLLLGLVIGALMLWIYQDRIFNLVFIWAYLGIFFRDYDSSRLISLIALFSGIGLILLIGISFLKRGKNLSKIK is encoded by the coding sequence GTGGAAAATAAAAGTCGGAAGTTTAGTTTACAAGTGATTATGTATCTTTCTTTTTTTGCTATGGTTGCCGTTAATGCGCTAGCCAATATTTTGCCATTTAACGGAATGAATACAGGTGAAATTTCAAATCTGTATAATGTATTATTTACTCCAGCAGGGTATGTGTTTAGTATTTGGGGCGTAATTTACATTGCTGTTTTTATTTGGCTGGTAAATCTATCTCTGAATAAGGAACCGATTAGAAAAATTTCAGCTAGTTTATTTATTTTAAGTTGTTTATTAAATGGTAGTTGGATCTTTTTTTGGCATTATCAATTTGTAGGAACGTCTGTTTTTGTGATTACTGCATTGTTTGTAACATTACTGCTACTGTATTTATATGAGCGAGGACAAAAAGGAATTGTTTGGCCTTTTTCAATTTATTTAGGTTGGGTAACGGTAGCGACGCTGGCAAATATTAGTTATTATTTAGTAGCAGAGCAGCAAATATCGATGAGTAGTCAAGCGGTATCGGCTAGTTTATTCCTTCTTTTAGGGCTAGTTATAGGGGCGCTGATGTTATGGATTTATCAAGATCGAATCTTTAATTTAGTCTTTATCTGGGCTTACCTAGGAATCTTTTTCAGGGACTACGATTCAAGCCGCCTTATTTCATTGATTGCATTATTTTCGGGTATTGGCCTAATTTTGTTAATTGGAATTAGTTTTTTAAAACGAGGAAAAAATCTAAGTAAGATTAAATAA
- the dhaQ gene encoding DhaKLM operon coactivator DhaQ → MKKIMNHPDKIVSQMLSGLLYTNSDKLAGIKGTGVIYRQTKSENKVAVVSGGGSGHEPAHTGFVGTGMLAACICGPIFVPPTAEEILAGIKVADQGAGVFLVIKNFEKDVASFLKAKELAEAEGYQVSYVIVNDDCSIEENSFKKRRRGVAGTILVQKIVAAAAEEGYSLEQLTELATKVVRSMNTLGLALSPSVVPGEDQAQFQLAENEISFGIGIHDEPGYRTEILHSSERLAIELVNKLKSQFHWKKGEKFAMMINGLGGTPLMELFVFSNDVRRLLELEGLQVEFKKVGDFVTSNDMSGLSLTFLRLEDEKWLEWLKVPVDTYAW, encoded by the coding sequence ATGAAAAAGATCATGAATCATCCAGATAAAATTGTAAGCCAAATGTTAAGTGGTTTGTTATATACCAATAGTGATAAGTTAGCTGGTATTAAAGGAACTGGAGTCATTTACCGCCAAACTAAGAGTGAAAATAAGGTTGCTGTAGTCAGTGGTGGTGGGAGTGGTCATGAGCCAGCTCATACTGGATTTGTAGGAACGGGTATGCTAGCTGCGTGTATTTGTGGACCTATTTTTGTACCGCCAACGGCAGAGGAAATCTTAGCTGGTATTAAGGTTGCAGATCAAGGAGCCGGAGTATTTTTAGTGATTAAGAATTTTGAAAAAGATGTAGCTAGTTTTCTAAAAGCAAAAGAGTTGGCTGAAGCAGAAGGCTATCAAGTCAGTTATGTAATTGTTAATGATGACTGTTCGATTGAAGAAAATAGTTTTAAAAAGCGTCGTCGAGGTGTTGCTGGAACGATACTTGTTCAAAAAATTGTTGCTGCAGCTGCAGAGGAAGGCTATTCTTTAGAACAATTAACAGAACTAGCGACAAAAGTTGTTCGATCTATGAACACATTAGGCTTAGCTTTATCACCATCGGTTGTTCCGGGGGAAGATCAAGCGCAATTTCAGTTGGCTGAAAATGAAATCTCTTTTGGGATTGGTATTCATGACGAACCAGGCTATCGAACGGAAATTCTACATTCATCAGAACGTTTAGCAATTGAATTGGTGAATAAATTGAAAAGTCAGTTTCATTGGAAAAAAGGCGAAAAGTTTGCCATGATGATCAATGGTTTGGGCGGCACACCTTTAATGGAATTGTTTGTTTTTAGTAATGATGTCCGGCGTTTATTAGAATTGGAAGGCCTTCAAGTTGAGTTTAAAAAGGTTGGGGATTTTGTAACATCTAACGATATGTCTGGACTATCCTTGACGTTTCTCCGTTTAGAGGATGAGAAGTGGTTAGAGTGGCTAAAAGTACCTGTTGATACGTATGCTTGGTGA
- the dhaS gene encoding dihydroxyacetone kinase transcriptional activator DhaS: MHDSLITKKVIAHSLKELMQLTPFQKISIRDIMGHAYIRRQTFYYHFQDKYELLAWIYNQEASENIEDYLDYEHWSKVITRLFYYLKENKTFYLNALEVTEQNSFDLYFFEHTKSLILTVVTDMQNNAQVVIPEESIQFFCTFYAHAFVGMTKEWLFSDCKTPVELLSQNIQLLLEESFSTVIERFKS, from the coding sequence ATGCATGATTCATTAATTACAAAAAAGGTGATTGCTCATTCCTTAAAAGAGCTTATGCAGCTCACACCGTTTCAAAAAATTTCTATCCGGGATATCATGGGGCATGCCTATATTAGACGCCAAACTTTTTATTACCACTTTCAAGATAAATATGAATTGCTAGCTTGGATTTATAACCAAGAAGCCTCAGAAAATATTGAAGACTATTTAGATTATGAACACTGGAGTAAAGTTATTACTCGGCTTTTTTACTATTTAAAAGAAAATAAAACATTTTACCTCAATGCTTTAGAGGTAACGGAACAAAATTCCTTTGATCTTTATTTTTTCGAACATACCAAAAGTTTAATTTTAACGGTTGTTACCGATATGCAAAACAACGCACAAGTAGTTATTCCTGAAGAATCCATTCAGTTTTTTTGCACGTTTTATGCCCACGCCTTCGTAGGAATGACGAAAGAATGGCTTTTTTCTGACTGCAAAACACCTGTTGAATTATTATCCCAAAACATCCAATTGCTTTTAGAAGAATCTTTTTCAACCGTTATTGAACGCTTTAAATCTTGA
- the treP gene encoding PTS system trehalose-specific EIIBC component, with translation MADYKNDAQLLLEDIGGKDNISAVTHCATRMRFVLVDPKAADKEKIEKIPAVKGTFTQAGQFQVIIGNDVATFYNEFVKLSGTEGVSKDAVKSVAKQNMNPVQRAMAVLAEIFTPIIPAIIVGGLILGFRNVLEGVEMGFLNGQTITEVSVFWSGVNDFLWLIGEAIFHFLPVGITWSIAKKMGTTQILGIVLGITLVSPQLLNAYSVASTKAAEIPFWDFGFFTIDKIGYQAQVIPAMLAGFMLAYLEIWLRKFIPQSISMIFVPFFSLIPTVIAANMILGPIGWWVGDKVSMIVNAGLTSSVNWLFGALFGFLYAPLVITGLHHMSNAIDFQLVADFGGTNLWPMIALSNIAQGSAVLAIIFLHRGNKEEEQISIPAAISCYLGVTEPAMFGINLKYVYPFIAAMIGSAIAGLVSTIFNVTANTVGVGGLPGILSIQPPYWGVFLVCMLITIVVPFGLTVLFRKYGIFNQLDPIDESV, from the coding sequence ATGGCAGACTACAAAAATGATGCACAGTTATTGCTAGAGGATATTGGAGGAAAAGACAATATTTCTGCAGTTACTCATTGTGCTACCAGAATGCGTTTCGTGTTAGTTGATCCAAAAGCAGCAGATAAAGAAAAGATTGAAAAAATTCCAGCTGTAAAGGGAACATTTACACAGGCTGGTCAATTCCAAGTTATTATTGGCAATGATGTGGCAACTTTTTATAATGAATTTGTAAAATTATCAGGAACAGAAGGTGTTTCAAAAGATGCCGTTAAATCTGTTGCGAAGCAAAATATGAATCCAGTTCAAAGAGCAATGGCTGTTTTAGCTGAAATATTTACCCCAATTATTCCCGCAATTATTGTAGGTGGTTTGATTTTAGGTTTCCGTAATGTTTTGGAAGGCGTTGAAATGGGCTTTTTAAATGGTCAAACAATTACTGAAGTCTCTGTTTTTTGGAGTGGTGTCAATGATTTCTTATGGTTAATTGGTGAAGCAATCTTCCACTTCTTACCAGTTGGAATTACATGGAGCATTGCCAAGAAAATGGGTACAACGCAAATATTAGGAATTGTTTTAGGGATTACTTTAGTCTCTCCACAATTATTAAATGCGTATTCTGTGGCTTCAACAAAAGCAGCAGAAATTCCGTTTTGGGATTTTGGTTTCTTTACAATTGATAAAATTGGTTACCAAGCCCAAGTTATTCCAGCAATGCTAGCAGGATTTATGTTAGCATATCTAGAAATTTGGCTTCGTAAGTTTATTCCACAATCAATTTCAATGATTTTTGTTCCATTCTTTTCACTAATACCGACTGTAATTGCTGCTAATATGATTTTAGGTCCAATTGGTTGGTGGGTCGGTGATAAAGTTTCAATGATCGTAAATGCTGGTTTAACAAGTAGTGTGAACTGGTTGTTCGGTGCTTTGTTTGGTTTCTTATACGCCCCGCTAGTTATTACAGGGCTGCATCATATGAGTAATGCGATTGATTTCCAATTAGTTGCTGATTTTGGTGGTACGAATCTATGGCCAATGATTGCTTTATCAAATATTGCGCAAGGTTCAGCTGTATTAGCGATTATTTTCCTACACCGTGGCAACAAAGAAGAGGAGCAAATCTCGATTCCTGCAGCGATTTCTTGTTATCTAGGTGTAACTGAACCGGCGATGTTTGGGATTAATTTAAAGTATGTTTATCCCTTTATCGCGGCCATGATTGGTTCAGCGATTGCTGGTTTGGTTTCAACCATTTTCAATGTCACTGCGAATACAGTTGGTGTCGGAGGTTTACCAGGTATCTTATCCATTCAACCACCTTACTGGGGCGTATTCCTAGTTTGTATGTTGATTACGATCGTCGTACCTTTTGGGCTAACCGTTCTCTTCCGTAAATATGGTATTTTTAATCAGTTAGATCCGATTGATGAATCTGTTTAA
- the treC gene encoding alpha,alpha-phosphotrehalase, with protein sequence MSNFHDKVVYQVYPKSFKDSNGDGIGDLRGVIEKLAYLADLGVDMLWLNPFFTSPQNDNGYDISNYKEIDPLFGTMADFEELVHKAEALGMEIMLDMVLNHSSTEHEWFQKALAGDKEYQDYYYLRPAQENGDLPTNWESKFGGPSWSKFGQTDLYYMHLFDPTQADLNWHNPKVREELHQVVNFWLNKGVKGFRFDVINLIGKSTTELVDDLTGNGKPLYTDQPIVHDYLKEMNQATFGRVADTVTVGEMSSTTIENCVLYSNPTREELSMAFSFHHLKVDYVDGEKWSLMPFDFLALKNILNDWQTGMSEGDGWNALFWNNHDQPRAISRFADPVNYHSESATLLAQTIHLLRGTPYIYQGEELGMTNPDYEAIEDFMDIETHNAYRELQEKGLSESEAMAIIREKSRDNNRTPMQWTDEEHAGFTTGTPWLKVVDNYREINVAKEVAKGSIFSYYQRLIQLRKELPIIANGSYEGLLLEHPSVYAYARHLDGETVLVFNHFYAEPVTIQVPEEYLNRSSRYLIGNGQERELTSSLTLAPYETIAFYLDA encoded by the coding sequence GTGAGTAATTTTCATGATAAAGTAGTCTATCAAGTTTATCCGAAATCTTTTAAAGATTCGAATGGTGATGGAATTGGTGATTTGAGAGGTGTGATTGAAAAGTTAGCATATTTAGCTGATTTAGGGGTGGATATGTTATGGTTGAATCCGTTTTTTACTTCGCCACAAAATGACAATGGCTATGATATTTCCAACTACAAAGAGATTGATCCACTTTTTGGTACGATGGCTGATTTTGAAGAATTGGTGCATAAAGCTGAAGCATTAGGGATGGAAATCATGTTAGACATGGTTTTAAATCATAGTTCAACAGAACATGAATGGTTCCAAAAAGCATTAGCAGGCGATAAAGAGTATCAAGATTATTACTATTTACGTCCAGCACAGGAAAATGGCGATTTGCCAACAAATTGGGAGTCTAAATTTGGCGGGCCTTCTTGGAGCAAATTTGGTCAAACCGATTTGTATTATATGCATTTATTTGATCCAACGCAAGCGGATTTAAATTGGCACAACCCGAAAGTTCGAGAAGAACTCCACCAAGTCGTTAATTTTTGGCTTAACAAGGGTGTAAAAGGCTTTAGGTTCGATGTAATCAATTTGATTGGGAAATCAACGACAGAATTAGTAGATGATCTGACAGGTAATGGGAAGCCATTGTATACGGATCAACCAATTGTACATGATTATCTAAAAGAGATGAATCAAGCCACTTTTGGACGCGTAGCGGATACTGTTACAGTCGGTGAAATGTCATCAACAACGATTGAAAATTGTGTGCTGTATTCAAACCCAACTCGTGAAGAGCTTTCAATGGCTTTTAGTTTCCATCACTTAAAAGTTGATTATGTCGATGGAGAAAAATGGTCATTGATGCCGTTTGATTTCTTAGCGTTAAAAAACATCTTAAATGACTGGCAAACTGGGATGTCAGAAGGTGATGGTTGGAATGCTTTATTCTGGAATAACCATGATCAACCACGAGCGATTAGCCGTTTTGCTGATCCGGTAAATTATCATAGTGAAAGTGCAACGTTGCTAGCTCAGACGATTCATTTGTTACGAGGAACGCCCTATATTTATCAAGGGGAAGAGTTGGGCATGACGAATCCTGATTATGAAGCGATTGAAGATTTTATGGATATTGAAACACATAATGCCTATCGAGAATTACAGGAAAAAGGCTTATCTGAATCTGAGGCGATGGCAATTATTCGCGAAAAATCACGAGACAATAACCGGACTCCAATGCAGTGGACAGATGAGGAACACGCTGGTTTTACTACAGGGACGCCTTGGTTGAAAGTTGTTGATAATTATCGTGAGATTAATGTGGCAAAAGAAGTTGCGAAAGGTTCAATTTTCAGCTATTATCAACGGTTGATTCAGTTACGGAAGGAATTGCCGATTATTGCAAATGGAAGCTATGAAGGGCTTTTATTAGAGCACCCAAGTGTCTATGCGTATGCTCGTCATTTAGATGGTGAAACGGTGCTTGTTTTTAATCATTTTTATGCAGAGCCTGTCACGATTCAAGTTCCAGAAGAATACTTGAACCGTTCTAGTCGCTACTTGATTGGAAATGGCCAAGAGCGTGAATTAACTAGTAGCTTAACCTTAGCTCCTTATGAGACAATTGCGTTTTATTTGGATGCATAG